A single region of the Oleispira antarctica RB-8 genome encodes:
- the mqo gene encoding Probable malate:quinone oxidoreductase, which translates to MTVKTVDALLVGAGAMSTTLAMMLNKLDPSLKICVVERLDQVAHESTDGWNNAGTGHAAYCELNYTPEDDKGGVDISKALNINASFEVTLQFWSHLVKTGALPTPKEFINRTPHKSFVWGEKNVEFLRKRYELMSAHHLFEDMEYSEDPAKLAEWMPLVMNGRKGNAPVAATRVEHGSDVDFGSLARDMVSYLEQQDNFELLLGHSVEDMKRSSEGGWSVLLEDNKSGEVTRVRSKFVFLGAGGGALPLLQKSDIPECEGYGGFPVSGQWLVCTKPEIANQHHAKVYGKAAIGAPPMSVPHLDTRVINGERALLFGPFAGFTTKFLKEGSVMDLPASVKASNLKPMLSVGLNNMALTKYLISEVFQSDKSRMDSLRAYFPDAKDADWTLANAGQRVQIIKKDEKGKGKLEFGTEIVAAADGTLAALLGASPGASTATQTMIDVIERCFSDKLENDGWKAGLKAMIPSYGESLIENAELLKEIRQDTLTTLELK; encoded by the coding sequence ATGACAGTTAAAACAGTGGATGCCTTGCTGGTAGGCGCCGGAGCGATGAGCACTACACTAGCAATGATGCTAAACAAGCTAGATCCTTCCTTGAAGATCTGCGTCGTTGAACGACTTGATCAGGTGGCTCACGAGAGTACTGACGGTTGGAATAACGCAGGCACAGGTCACGCTGCCTATTGTGAATTGAATTACACCCCTGAAGATGACAAGGGTGGCGTTGATATCTCGAAAGCGCTGAATATTAATGCTTCGTTCGAAGTGACATTGCAGTTTTGGTCACACCTAGTAAAAACAGGTGCTTTACCAACCCCTAAAGAATTCATTAATCGAACCCCGCATAAAAGTTTTGTTTGGGGCGAAAAAAACGTTGAGTTCTTACGCAAGCGTTATGAGTTGATGAGTGCTCACCACTTATTTGAAGATATGGAATACAGCGAGGATCCTGCCAAGCTCGCTGAATGGATGCCTCTGGTAATGAATGGGCGTAAAGGCAATGCTCCTGTTGCTGCTACCCGTGTTGAACATGGTTCAGACGTAGATTTTGGTTCTTTAGCTCGTGATATGGTTTCGTATTTAGAGCAGCAAGATAATTTCGAATTGCTGCTGGGGCATTCTGTAGAAGATATGAAGCGCAGCAGTGAAGGTGGCTGGTCTGTTTTGTTAGAAGATAATAAATCGGGCGAAGTGACTCGTGTACGGTCTAAGTTTGTTTTCTTAGGTGCCGGTGGTGGTGCTTTGCCGTTACTGCAAAAATCTGATATTCCAGAATGTGAAGGTTATGGCGGTTTCCCAGTAAGTGGTCAATGGCTGGTGTGTACTAAGCCAGAAATTGCTAATCAGCATCATGCAAAAGTTTATGGCAAGGCAGCGATTGGCGCACCTCCTATGTCGGTACCGCACTTGGATACTCGAGTGATTAATGGCGAGCGTGCCTTATTGTTTGGCCCTTTTGCAGGCTTTACAACAAAGTTCTTGAAGGAAGGTTCCGTCATGGATCTGCCTGCTTCTGTTAAGGCAAGTAATCTTAAGCCTATGCTCTCTGTGGGCTTGAATAATATGGCTTTGACTAAGTACTTGATCAGCGAAGTCTTCCAGTCTGATAAGTCGCGTATGGATTCGCTGCGTGCCTATTTCCCTGACGCTAAAGATGCGGATTGGACTTTGGCTAATGCAGGTCAGCGGGTTCAAATCATCAAAAAAGATGAGAAAGGTAAGGGTAAGTTAGAATTCGGTACAGAGATAGTTGCAGCCGCAGATGGTACTTTGGCTGCATTATTGGGTGCGTCACCAGGTGCTTCTACCGCGACCCAGACCATGATTGATGTGATTGAGCGTTGCTTTAGTGACAAGCTTGAAAACGATGGTTGGAAAGCAGGTTTGAAAGCGATGATTCCATCTTATGGTGAGTCGTTGATTGAAAATGCTGAATTATTAAAAGAAATTCGCCAAGATACTTTGACGACGCTCGAGCTGAAATAG
- the hemE gene encoding Uroporphyrinogen decarboxylase: MSELKNDRFLRALLREPVDQTPVWMMRQAGRYLPEYRASRATAGDFMSLCKNPEFACEVTMQPLERYPLDAAILFSDILTIPDAMGLGLYFETGEGPRFKKVVRTEQDVAVLKVTNTAKDLPYVTDAVSTIRRELNGRVPLIGFSGSPWTLATYMVEGGSSKDFRHVKAMMYDTPEVMHQLLDVLADSVTEYLNAQIAAGAQAVQIFDTWGGSLSDVCYREFSLKYMNKIVAGLTRENEGRKVPVILFTKGGGQWLELMADTGCDALGIDWTTDMGNARSRVGDRVALQGNMDPSVLYSSPATIRKEVQRILNSYGPGTGHVFNLGHGIHQFVDPARAGAFIEAVVELSRDQHK; this comes from the coding sequence ATGTCAGAACTTAAAAACGATCGCTTTCTACGTGCTTTATTGCGCGAACCTGTAGACCAAACTCCAGTATGGATGATGCGCCAAGCAGGGCGTTATCTACCTGAATATCGTGCTAGCCGTGCAACGGCTGGTGATTTCATGAGCTTGTGTAAGAACCCTGAGTTCGCTTGTGAAGTAACCATGCAGCCTCTTGAGCGTTACCCATTAGATGCCGCAATTTTGTTTTCTGATATTTTAACGATTCCAGATGCAATGGGCTTGGGTCTATATTTTGAAACTGGCGAAGGTCCACGTTTCAAAAAAGTCGTACGTACTGAGCAAGATGTTGCCGTATTAAAAGTGACCAATACCGCTAAAGATCTTCCTTACGTAACGGATGCTGTCAGTACCATTCGTCGTGAATTGAATGGTCGCGTTCCTCTTATTGGTTTTTCTGGCAGTCCTTGGACATTAGCAACTTACATGGTTGAAGGGGGGTCTTCGAAAGACTTCCGTCACGTGAAAGCTATGATGTACGATACGCCAGAAGTGATGCATCAATTGCTCGACGTATTGGCTGACTCTGTTACTGAATATTTGAATGCTCAAATCGCAGCGGGTGCGCAAGCGGTTCAGATTTTCGATACTTGGGGTGGTAGCTTGAGCGATGTGTGTTATCGCGAGTTCTCTTTGAAGTATATGAATAAAATCGTCGCGGGCCTAACCCGTGAGAACGAAGGCCGTAAAGTGCCTGTTATTTTGTTCACAAAAGGTGGAGGTCAGTGGTTGGAGCTTATGGCTGATACTGGTTGTGATGCCTTGGGCATTGATTGGACTACCGATATGGGTAATGCCCGTAGTCGTGTAGGTGATCGTGTTGCGCTTCAGGGTAATATGGATCCTTCCGTTTTATATTCTTCTCCAGCGACCATTCGTAAAGAAGTTCAGCGTATTCTGAACAGTTATGGTCCAGGTACTGGTCATGTATTTAACCTAGGGCATGGTATTCACCAGTTTGTCGATCCAGCTCGTGCCGGTGCTTTTATTGAAGCGGTGGTTGAATTGAGTCGTGATCAGCATAAGTAA
- the gltD gene encoding Glutamate synthase subunit beta, which translates to MTERLNNDFQFVQVGRKDPVKKAMNARTQQFVEIYQPFQQEQVADQSHRCLECGNPYCEWKCPVHNFIPNWLKLATEGNILEAVELSHQTNSLPEVCGRVCPQDRLCEGACTLNDGFGAVTIGNVEKYITDTAFAMGWKPDMSNVVWTDKKVAIIGAGPAGIGCADVLVRNGIKPVVFDRHPEIGGLLTFGIPEFKLEKEVMINRRKVFEEMGVEFRLNTEIGKDIEFQSIIDEYDAVFLGMGTYNYMKGGFPGEDLPGVHDALDYLISNVNRNMGFEKDEADFISMKGKKVVVLGGGDTAMDCNRTAIRQAAASVSCAYRRDEANMPGSVREVQNAKEEGVNFLFNRQPVAIVGEDKVEGIKVVSTQLGEPDENGRRRPQVIEGSEEIIPADAVLVAFGFQPSPAPWFTDFGIDINSWKGVVAAEQQKFKFQTTNEKVFAGGDMVRGSDLVVTAIWEGREAADGIMDYLKV; encoded by the coding sequence ATGACAGAACGTCTGAATAACGATTTTCAGTTTGTACAGGTAGGCCGTAAGGACCCTGTAAAAAAAGCAATGAATGCTCGTACACAGCAGTTCGTTGAAATTTATCAGCCATTCCAGCAAGAACAGGTTGCTGATCAATCGCACCGTTGCTTGGAATGTGGCAATCCCTATTGTGAATGGAAATGCCCTGTGCATAACTTCATTCCTAACTGGTTGAAGCTCGCGACAGAAGGCAATATCTTAGAAGCGGTTGAGCTGAGCCATCAGACCAACTCTTTACCAGAGGTGTGTGGCCGTGTTTGTCCGCAAGATCGTCTGTGTGAAGGTGCTTGTACACTGAACGACGGCTTTGGCGCTGTGACCATTGGTAATGTTGAAAAATACATCACTGATACGGCATTCGCGATGGGCTGGAAACCTGACATGTCTAACGTAGTTTGGACAGATAAGAAAGTTGCTATTATTGGTGCAGGTCCTGCGGGAATCGGCTGTGCTGATGTATTGGTTCGTAACGGTATTAAGCCGGTTGTTTTTGATCGTCACCCAGAAATCGGTGGTTTATTAACCTTCGGTATTCCAGAATTTAAACTGGAAAAAGAAGTGATGATCAACCGTCGTAAAGTATTCGAAGAGATGGGCGTAGAGTTCCGTTTGAATACTGAAATTGGCAAAGACATTGAATTCCAAAGCATTATTGATGAGTACGATGCCGTTTTCTTAGGCATGGGTACTTACAATTACATGAAGGGTGGCTTCCCTGGTGAAGATCTTCCGGGTGTACATGATGCATTGGATTACTTGATTTCCAACGTTAATCGCAACATGGGCTTTGAAAAAGACGAAGCTGACTTCATTTCGATGAAAGGCAAAAAAGTTGTGGTTCTTGGTGGTGGTGATACCGCGATGGATTGTAATCGTACGGCTATTCGTCAAGCGGCTGCTTCAGTATCGTGTGCTTATCGTCGCGACGAAGCCAATATGCCGGGTTCTGTACGTGAAGTTCAGAATGCTAAAGAAGAAGGTGTTAACTTCTTATTTAATCGTCAGCCTGTTGCTATCGTTGGTGAAGACAAGGTAGAAGGCATTAAGGTTGTATCTACTCAGTTGGGTGAGCCAGACGAGAATGGTCGTCGTCGTCCACAGGTGATTGAAGGTTCTGAAGAAATCATTCCTGCTGATGCAGTACTGGTAGCTTTCGGTTTCCAACCTAGCCCTGCGCCTTGGTTTACTGACTTTGGTATCGACATCAATAGCTGGAAGGGTGTTGTGGCAGCTGAACAGCAAAAATTCAAATTCCAAACCACTAACGAAAAAGTATTCGCCGGTGGTGATATGGTTCGTGGCTCCGACCTAGTTGTGACCGCAATCTGGGAAGGTCGCGAAGCGGCTGATGGAATTATGGATTATCTGAAAGTGTGA